In the Scatophagus argus isolate fScaArg1 chromosome 11, fScaArg1.pri, whole genome shotgun sequence genome, GTTTCAGTGTAGCACTCTGTGTGCTGCTTCAGGCTGCAAATACTTTTACTACTATTTTGTActatttctttttgtctctacAAATATAGAATTCTGCTTATCTGACAGTTTCTTTGTGACTGCAGCCCTATTGCATGGTCATGGTGGTGAAAACAATGTGCAGTAGAGTAATACAGGCCTGATATTTTCAGATCTCTCATATGGTGTTTTATGAGTAAAGTGATAATAGATTTTGTCAGAAAAGGGGAAATATTCAGTTGACAAGTGAATGTGATGGTGACTCtgatcagcagcagctgagctgaGGAATGCATCACAGcacaatattttttatttactcactTTCTTTCAATGAATTTTTATAGTTATAGGCATAATAATATTGTCAGTGATTAATATTGTTCCGTGTTTGGCTGTAATATGACGTGTTATTTTACTAGTGCAGGAAGAAAACATTTAGCTTTCTGAAATCTGACCATGCCAGGTATTAaggagaaataaatgacattacaAAAAGtgatttgcacatttttgttatttttgaaaattaTATAAGATGCATACAACTGGAGACAAACTTAATGCTATTTTTCCCACAAAGCAGACATAGCCATCCCAACCAAACTCTTAAACCATGAAGAAGAGTATTTACTTCATATGAAACAGAAATCTTTCAAACGATTGTCTTATCTTTGGAAAGTTAAATCCATACATAAAGGGAGTGATGATCGGTTGGCAAATGAGGAGATACACAGACAAAATTATACGTAATTTATCCGGCACAAGGGCCACATCAAACCTGGAatcaacaaagtgaaaaatacagCCAACAAACATATTCGATAATGAGACAATCTGAGGTGTGCAGGTGGAGacagctttttgtctgttttctttggaCGTATTGAGACAAACAGCCAAAATCTTCATATAAGAGACTAAAATGAGACTAAATGGGATAACCATTGTTGCAAAGGCAAAAACCAGGTCAGATATTTGGTTAAGTGCTGAAACTGAACATGCAAGTTTAATTATTAAGTGGTGGTCACAAAACACTTTGTCAATGACATTTCCACAAAATTTCAAACGGATGACAAAAGATAATGCCAATataaaattaacaaatgaatACGTCCACACAAGCACAATGATCATGCCTACTCTTCCTGTGTTCATAATGACGTTGTAACGTAAAGGAGAACATATTGCAACATATCTGTCATAGGCCATGGCTGCTAAACTGCAAAACTCAACAGAACCACACGTGTAGATATAAGACATCTGCAGAAAACACCACGGCAGCGTCACTTcgtgtgtgtctgaaaacatctgTGAGAGCAGAAGAGGATACAGTGATGTGCTGCCACCAATTTCATTCACAAATAAATTACATAGCAATATATACATCGGCTCATGCAACTTTTTGTCCACATATATGACTATAATAAGAGTTGTGTTTGCCACACATATGGACAAGTACCATAACAACATTATGCTGAAATATAAGTATTTTAACTCTCCAATATGTCCATAGGCTGCCAGCACAAAAGACACAATCTCAGTTGAGTTCTCCATTTCTTCCTTGTGTATTGCGGGAGCCACACAGCAAAACTGAGAGCCTATTGGCAGAACCAACTCAGCAATAATGTTGTCTGTTATTGTGAATAATGCCCCAGACCAATATTCCACCCACATTTAAAGTGTTGTCTGTTACTATCCCTTTGAATAATGTTACAGCTCAATACTGTACTgactgagacatttttttttagaaacatttaagaacagaaacaaattatcaCAACCACAGCCTCATTAGTTTGAACCATGGCTAAACTTATTTTCCCAGCAACTGAGCAGAATCTCTCAACACTGATCTCTGCACACCAGTGTGCAACAGCACAAGAGAGTCTCTCACCACAGCTGGCAAAGTAACAAAAGCTGGATAGGCTGGATGGATTATGGCCATAAAGGAATAAAACCTAACTTGGTTAATGGGTATATTTAAGAAACAACTTGTGTAATTTGATTTGTCCTCTCAGTACACTCTTCAGACAGGAGGCATCAGTAAACAACATAAAGCATACAGCCTATGAAtcattcacattttacacatgtGATCCAACATCCCTGTGTCTCGTAGACATGTCTCCacgtggctgctgctgctgccctccCAGCTGAACAAGACAAAAGCCCCTACTGAACTTTATACGGTTTCGACACAAAGAGGTGGGTTGGACGGTGGACGGTGCCGCAGGGGGCCAAGCAGCCAATACAAGCTGAAAAACCTTTCTTTACAGAAACAAGCACATCACATTGTAAATGTACAATGTGCTGGCCACATATGCAGAActgcatcattattattattacttgtCATTAAGTGTCATTTGATTCATGCTGACCACGACAACATAACTTGTGTTAAGAATTGTTTTATTGACCTCACCTACAGTGGTACAGTTTGGACTggtcattaaaatgtcattaagtGTTTTTGCACTGTCAAGTGTTTCTACAGT is a window encoding:
- the LOC124067213 gene encoding olfactory receptor 4D1-like; translation: MENSTEIVSFVLAAYGHIGELKYLYFSIMLLWYLSICVANTTLIIVIYVDKKLHEPMYILLCNLFVNEIGGSTSLYPLLLSQMFSDTHEVTLPWCFLQMSYIYTCGSVEFCSLAAMAYDRYVAICSPLRYNVIMNTGRVGMIIVLVWTYSFVNFILALSFVIRLKFCGNVIDKVFCDHHLIIKLACSVSALNQISDLVFAFATMVIPFSLILVSYMKILAVCLNTSKENRQKAVSTCTPQIVSLSNMFVGCIFHFVDSRFDVALVPDKLRIILSVYLLICQPIITPFMYGFNFPKIRQSFERFLFHMK